Genomic DNA from Nymphalis io chromosome 5, ilAglIoxx1.1, whole genome shotgun sequence:
CCGCTAGTGCTTCGAGCTGCGCGGGGTCTGCAACCGATGTCGCAGGCAGCGGTAGTGTGCCGATGCGCAGAGTCGATGATAGTGGAGAGACTAGTGACGGCCCCAATGGGATAGTTGTCGCAGTCGCCGAGACTGAGGAACGTAGCTGTGCAATGCAATGTTTCCAGAACGCATCAGGCTCGAATGTTTGACACGATAGAAACATATGTATCTTTAAAGGGTTTGGCTGTTCAAATTCTGCATCACAATTGTGACAAGCGTAGTTCTTCTTTCCTGTTGATAAACATGATAATTAATCATACCGAATAAACATAATGCTTAACTCGAGTTGcagcataaattaaatatttaaacttcctAATCTTGATCAACTCCTTAAGgttagatttaatttattgactTAAAAAGTAGATATTATAGTCAGTctcgtttaatataattatatcgtataccaaatttttataacaaataacaatttaatatttattaaaaatttttgcTTTGTATTTTGAGCTGTGtgcgtacatttttttaacccTGGAAAAACACGTTACGAGTTTCTCCCACGGTAATAGTgggagggtatgtggggctcgccggtgtccaaggcgccgagtgcgctccgaacatcggaatacccactaaaaaaccagcagtacccttcCCGTCCTTACGAGGAGCGCCATCATGCTACCGTGGCTGTGTACGTACCTACTTAAAGTAAGTTATAACCAttttataacatacatttatgAGCACCATTCATTAAGTATTTGCAGTGCCTATATACAAGTAGGCACATACTTTAGAGACCAGAAATTGTTCTAACGTTTGTATTCATGATTTGCGGAActtgtttactataaaatatattaatgattaccAGTAATGTTGCGTAATGTCAGGAATGGCATATTCAGATGTGCGAGTGTGTGTTCGTCGAACCAAAGAAGCAGTTCGTGTAGAGGGGGAGCATCGGTAGTTAAACGAAGGCACAGGCGAAGATCATCGGGTGAGGTGGGCGGTGGACCTCGCTCGAGGCAAAGCAGCGCCGAAGCATGCGGAGGCGCTGGTGCGAGGCGAGCCAGGCGTGCTGCACGCGCCGGACCTCCGCGAGCCGTCAGCTGTCCGCACGCATCCATTTCCATGTAGacctagtaaaaataatttcttgttAAAAAACTGTAGTggattttaacatattaattgaCTTAATTTTACAGTTCCATGTCTAAAATATGTTCATACTATTAATAACAACTGTACAATCCTGGTTATACTTACATTTTCTTCCTGGTATCTTTGCTTTATTTCCGCTAGGTCAGCTAGTGAGAAATGACGGGAACGGCAACCATTCTTAAGACCACGTCGTGACATTACACGACCGCACTGTCTTTCTGACATCCTAAATCACTTCACCAATCAATTCACCGGCACTAAATGTTacaccaaaaataataaaaaagtcaaatatTTCGTTTTGATACAGAAGTTATGATGTGCGGGCGCAGGTGGCGAGAACGAGTGACGGCAGGTTCATGGGCTGAATCTATATATATGAAGTCATTCGGAGGGCGGAGGGTGCGCAGAGGGCTGTCGCTAAAATCTGCAGAACACCCTCCGCAAATCAATCTGTGATTAAACAATTGTTATTGAATCGCACAAGCCGGGCTCCACTGATTTGACAGAGGATACGCCTCCCCACATACCGAGACTAAATTGGTGTGCGGGGATGAATCGTAACTGAAAAAAGGCTATAAAACAGCTAGttgtataaaattagtaaattaataaaaaaaaaacaatatacgtTTACAAGGTATAAAAATCTTGAAtatctacaaaatataaaaaccaagcAGTATTATAGGAAAGTGGTTTAAATTAAACATGGTCAATATctaattaaatcttttattttagaaactaTAACAGTGTTTAAATAATACCTAAAGTATACAATTTACAAACGTACGAGTTACAAAAGTTTTCGTTTTAATgttgtttacaaattaaaatatccacattatattgatattataagtgTTGCCATTATATGTTcttttacttacttatattaatttatatattataaaactaaacaaaacatttaaaaattacataataatgtttactacgtaatttattttgattaattaaactaaaatagtgCGCACAATCTCATATTGTGTTATgagcattattttattaatttacaacttaaatttatttttaaataagaagtgTGTTTTAACATACtaacattatttgttaaatttattcttgAGTAACACTTTTTCTATTCGATATTTGTACAATATGTTCAGATATATTTCAACAAATCAATGAAGTTTAACGCAAATATAACATAAGTAACCgggtaaattttttttacctcTGTATCATCATTATCCTAAACAAAAGAAGGTGATTACAACATATTGTatcgtttgtttaatttattcaacttatctaaataaaatgcCATAGGTAAATGCatcatcaatttaataaaattggaaaGTTACATTTAAGTCCAGTTCTCAAATAGTaggttttgataataatatagtaagtaataagttttaattcGGGTAGTTAAAATGTGTTAAGAAATGTAGAAATTTCTTAACTAGgtactaataattttatacaaaaccaATACGTACACGTAACGCTTCTACTCCTCCGGTtctgaaattacaaaaaaaaatataacatgatacttcttaattattatactaaaataaatggcctacttatttttaaataataataaaaaataagcaattattaaatgtttgaaaaataagtaggtgagtaattattatttaaaaataccgatgatgatgatgatgtcctccaaaccgattttgGCCAAGGCGGCCAAACTCAAAGGAAATTACCACGCTGAGCTGTGAAcctaactcccataatccgatgggatggcaatccgaaaTAACcataaagagttcaggcacaggactaacggctttacgtactttccaaAGCATGGGAgagttcacacttccaacttccagactccgggctgctactgtgaCTTTTAGACAGAAAAACCTAGTAACTTTTTAgtggcccaacctgggatttgaatccaggacctcgggtTCTGCGGCCTTCAATTTAgcgactagaccaacgaggcagtcaactatTAATACTAGTATTTTCTTAACAGCTAATTTTTTGCCCCTTTTGTGTAAAtgggaaaaaaaataattaaaaaaacaactgacACACAACTTTGAACTGCCTTGTATTTAGGtatgtagttatatatttactttttattaccggatgaaaaacgatttttttattaatttcttacattttaaaatattctcaaatatattcttagaattaaaaatgtaatagtaattatttcgtattatgtttataaaatgtttaatgcgTTATAAGCGAAGTGACCACGCGTATTGTACACTTGACATAATCCGGCATCGCTGTCGAGCACCCGCGCCCGCACCGTGCGAGGCGTTTTGCTTGCACAAGTTATAGTGATTTGTCGGACAATAGggaagttatttaaattttaaaaatattaatctgcTCCAACCACCACTTGTGTACTTGGATTGAAACAGTTTAACATTATTCTTTTTGGTAAGtgaacttttataaatttacaatatttaatggaaacgtctttagtatattatatacattgttttCCGCTGATAGATAACATAGACCGTcataatgaaatgtaaaaaaaaaaaacaattttacctCCGATTCAAAAACAGttcattatgaatataaaatttcaatcagTGAGTCATTTAAAGAAGGGACCTGTAAATATTATCGTAAACCAAACACTCGCAAAATATATACGCTTAAAACTATACGCTCGCAGTATAGCATCCTAGCAAGTGTTTTTATGAAGTACTTCTAATAGCAACGTTTAAGCTCTACATTATTATCGTATTGTACGGAGGCGACGTAAACTGCGCTCGCGCCCGCAGCTGCACAAACAACTTAATTTCGATTAATTTTGAACTTTATAATTTCAGACATAcggttcataataaaatataaggtttctATGTCTGTCCAATTCAATTACAGATCTAAATTTCCGCTATACGGTGGAGATGTGTAGAGAGATAGTGTTGCAAATGGATAAGGGTTGGTGAAGGGACGGTCGATGGTAACCTATAATTGTTTGTCAGTACCGCTAATGTGGAGTGAGTGTTGCAACAATATTGACGTTGCAAAATGTCGACTCACTAATTTCAGACAGttgtaatttgatattaaatttcgtATGTTCTACGAAGAGTTTGTTAAATGTCGTCTATTGTAATCAATGTTGCTCGCAAGTAAATTTATAGCTCGAtagtaaatttaagtaaatttaaagtatttttgcatatataagtattttaatttaaaattaaagaatttttttaaataatatctaaagccgtatttctatatatttttcgtCATATTTAACACCTACTCTGctagttaaatttatattacggtTTATGTTAAAGGTTGGATTTTCATaatgattgatgatgatgattttatgTCAGGCAAGattaagatttgatttgattttgtaagGTTTAATGTACAGCCACAAATCAGAGGAACAAATTTTCCTCATGGAACttcgaaaataaaaatcaaaatgttataatggatataactatataataataataatatcctgggacattattcacacacggccatttcaacgaaaactaagcagagcttg
This window encodes:
- the LOC126768366 gene encoding zinc finger protein 672, which produces MSERQCGRVMSRRGLKNGCRSRHFSLADLAEIKQRYQEENVYMEMDACGQLTARGGPARAARLARLAPAPPHASALLCLERGPPPTSPDDLRLCLRLTTDAPPLHELLLWFDEHTLAHLNMPFLTLRNITGKKNYACHNCDAEFEQPNPLKIHMFLSCQTFEPDAFWKHCIAQLRSSVSATATTIPLGPSLVSPLSSTLRIGTLPLPATSVADPAQLEALAAAWGRSRDGHVCVYCGKLYSRKYGLKIHIRTHTGYKPLRCRHCLRAFGDPSNLNKHVRLHAAADTNRTGDTGALTHACGLCHKPLARRRDLLRHLRSHHPQHLSSLPLTGETEYAEIH